A portion of the Stigmatella aurantiaca DW4/3-1 genome contains these proteins:
- a CDS encoding TIR domain-containing protein has translation MSDESKNICISHAPQDGAVVQELKGLLAMHGYSLQHSSSESPLLSGAAGAHRMTPRIDRAGALLVLISPAIRTRPWTDKEIEYAERQGKRIVGVYVLGGQDADLPVSFQMYGDALVNCQVERVVDAVNGTINTWCNPDGSNLVPERDIERYNCGEPTPE, from the coding sequence GTGAGCGATGAGAGCAAGAACATCTGCATCAGTCATGCCCCTCAGGATGGCGCCGTGGTTCAGGAGTTGAAGGGTCTCCTCGCGATGCATGGGTACAGCCTCCAGCACTCGTCGAGCGAGAGCCCCTTGCTCTCCGGAGCAGCGGGCGCGCACCGTATGACTCCGCGCATCGACAGGGCAGGAGCGCTCCTTGTCCTGATTTCTCCAGCCATCCGCACGAGGCCTTGGACCGACAAGGAGATTGAGTACGCGGAGAGGCAGGGGAAGCGCATCGTGGGCGTGTATGTCCTCGGAGGGCAGGACGCAGACCTCCCCGTGAGTTTTCAGATGTACGGAGATGCCCTGGTGAACTGCCAGGTAGAGCGTGTGGTGGACGCGGTGAATGGCACCATCAACACTTGGTGCAACCCTGACGGCTCGAACTTGGTCCCAGAGCGGGACATCGAACGCTACAACTGTGGGGAGCCAACGCCCGAATGA
- a CDS encoding MazG nucleotide pyrophosphohydrolase domain-containing protein, producing MSWLLEFAVAAEKTDTLVRERDHKELLASGLLGEVGGVLAEFKKKKREGPAYPLYEGRLADELGDALWYFVRLANVSASDLLQTLPLDTPGEAGNTAQTPLVPILALGAAAGRVLEAIHRANPDTLRVALQDTWHGLRVVAAAAPIELVEASKRNRKKIESRWPLEKKAHPLFDESAPKEEQLPRLFTVDFIERGTPERPQILLRYKDINIGDRITDNITDADAYRYHDIFHFAYAAYLGWSPVLRALLRSKRKSDRSADENQDGARAVIIEEAISAIVFSRAKQVRYFENLSQVDYDLLKSIQEFTKGYEVSQLPVWQWEEAILEGFRAFRQLRELKGGRVTIHLNARQLIVEQLR from the coding sequence ATGAGCTGGCTCCTCGAGTTCGCGGTAGCCGCTGAGAAGACGGACACCCTGGTTCGGGAGCGCGACCATAAGGAGCTTCTCGCGTCCGGGCTCTTGGGTGAAGTCGGAGGTGTCCTGGCCGAGTTCAAGAAGAAGAAGCGCGAAGGCCCCGCCTATCCCCTCTATGAGGGGCGGCTGGCGGACGAGCTGGGCGACGCGCTGTGGTACTTCGTACGTCTCGCCAACGTGAGCGCGTCGGATCTGCTCCAGACGCTGCCTCTCGACACACCGGGCGAAGCGGGAAATACCGCCCAAACCCCGCTAGTCCCCATCCTCGCTCTGGGGGCTGCAGCCGGTCGCGTGCTGGAAGCCATCCATCGTGCCAATCCAGACACTCTTCGCGTCGCGCTCCAGGACACATGGCACGGCCTGCGTGTGGTTGCAGCCGCGGCCCCCATCGAGCTGGTTGAGGCGTCCAAGAGGAACCGCAAGAAGATAGAGAGCCGCTGGCCCTTGGAGAAAAAGGCACATCCGCTTTTTGATGAGAGCGCTCCCAAAGAGGAACAGCTCCCCCGCCTCTTCACCGTGGACTTCATCGAGCGCGGCACGCCCGAGAGGCCGCAGATTCTCTTGCGGTACAAGGACATCAACATTGGGGACCGCATCACGGACAACATCACGGATGCGGATGCTTACCGCTATCACGACATCTTCCACTTCGCATATGCGGCATACCTAGGCTGGTCTCCTGTGCTCCGCGCCCTCCTGCGCTCCAAGCGGAAGAGCGATCGTTCCGCCGATGAGAACCAGGACGGTGCGAGGGCCGTTATTATCGAAGAGGCTATTTCTGCCATCGTCTTCAGCCGTGCGAAGCAGGTAAGGTATTTCGAGAACCTCTCACAAGTGGACTACGACCTGTTGAAGAGCATCCAGGAGTTCACGAAGGGGTATGAGGTCTCGCAACTCCCAGTGTGGCAATGGGAGGAAGCCATCCTCGAAGGGTTTCGTGCCTTCCGCCAGCTTCGAGAATTGAAAGGAGGACGCGTGACCATTCATCTGAATGCGCGCCAGCTCATCGTCGAACAACTGAGGTAG
- a CDS encoding sigma-70 family RNA polymerase sigma factor — protein sequence MDTKVRAKFMAEVPRVHAQVLARVLILVRGTGFRIRSMTPNEAARDLVQEAVMRALDGRRNWNPEQVPDLDVYLCETVRSIMNAEFRSSAMNTYLYEEDSVELDKVQALAEKTTPEDEHLHREQIRRRVDLILRATQNEKSLLALVEAIMDGCDKPTKVADQLGIPVEEVYNATRKLARRALVLEQQIEEQQQ from the coding sequence GTGGATACCAAGGTCCGAGCCAAGTTCATGGCGGAGGTGCCGCGCGTGCATGCGCAGGTGCTCGCCCGTGTCCTCATCCTCGTGAGGGGCACAGGCTTTAGGATACGTTCGATGACCCCGAATGAAGCAGCAAGGGACCTCGTTCAAGAGGCCGTGATGCGGGCCTTGGATGGTCGAAGGAACTGGAACCCCGAGCAAGTGCCCGATTTGGATGTCTACCTGTGTGAAACCGTCCGCAGCATCATGAATGCAGAGTTCCGAAGCAGCGCGATGAACACGTATCTCTATGAGGAGGACAGCGTCGAACTCGACAAGGTGCAAGCGCTCGCCGAGAAAACCACTCCCGAGGACGAGCACCTGCACCGAGAGCAGATTCGCCGCAGGGTCGACCTGATTTTAAGGGCCACCCAGAACGAGAAGAGCCTCCTTGCACTCGTGGAGGCCATCATGGATGGCTGCGACAAGCCTACCAAAGTGGCTGACCAGCTCGGTATACCTGTTGAGGAGGTTTACAATGCGACTCGAAAGCTTGCTCGCCGTGCACTCGTTCTAGAACAGCAGATAGAGGAGCAGCAGCAATGA